From Candidatus Xianfuyuplasma coldseepsis:
TATAGTGGCAATAAATGCAAGACTATTTAAAGGATAGTAAAAAATACAGAAATTAAAAAGGAGAATAAAATATGCTAACTACATACAAAGCAAAAGCAATAAAATCACCGGAAGGCTTACAGGTAGAAGCTGAATCAAGGAACTTTAAAATCAGTATTGATGAACCTAAAAGTTTAGGAGGAATGGATACTTCGATGAGTCCAGTAGAAGTGTTACTTTGTGCACTTGGGGGATGTCAGGCTATTGTAGCGACTGCATTTGCAGCTAGTCACAACGTAACTTTCGAAGATTTCTTTGTTGAAATTGAAGGAGATATTGATTTAGATGGATTTTTAGGAAAAGCGGATGTTAGACCTGGATTCCAAGAAGTACGATACACAATGCATTTCAAGACAAACGAACCAAGAGAAAAAATGGAAAAATTTGTTGAATTTATGGAGCGAACTTGTCCAGTTGGAGATTCAATAGAGAATGAAATAAGACTTGTAAACGCTGGTATAGTGATAATATAGGTATCATTAAATGAAGATGATAGTTAAGCATAATCATCTTTTTTTATGAAATACTCAATACATTAGAAGGAGTTGGTTTTATGAAGTTGATAAAGTTTAGTACAGTAATAGTAATAACGCTATTTGGAGCATATTACTCATTAAATTACATAAAAGATAATGTTTTATTGGAAAATGAAACTGCAACGAAGTATT
This genomic window contains:
- a CDS encoding OsmC family protein, producing MLTTYKAKAIKSPEGLQVEAESRNFKISIDEPKSLGGMDTSMSPVEVLLCALGGCQAIVATAFAASHNVTFEDFFVEIEGDIDLDGFLGKADVRPGFQEVRYTMHFKTNEPREKMEKFVEFMERTCPVGDSIENEIRLVNAGIVII